A section of the Chelmon rostratus isolate fCheRos1 chromosome 16, fCheRos1.pri, whole genome shotgun sequence genome encodes:
- the LOC121619819 gene encoding zinc finger protein 184-like isoform X1: MCLTLHTAGVVSASISMEMLKIEQVIVGSERRSTSAEIKSEPAVIPLQSYQHESLQCFQCFITFCNAKAKERHMRKSHREQYKQQLQQTNTVFTCYKCDKCFSSSDELSQHQATHSREEKPFSCSYCRKNFFTFTELNKHRRHECIERRCPCRDCGAMFPSPSRLRNHRIAVHPQCPVVADDINTFQCCKCSRGFLTEEELLQHQERFASDLNCDVKPQGKKRGRKPKYATQLGMIDNKKIKQEEKTGDYKGYDDSTTEGCPSNEPQTQLKIPCPEADCDLIFPSVAALRAHKREKHGPTPRKAHTCTECDESYARLEQLKAHMARAHRSGYTCPTCGKSFARESSLQIHQNTHTEGEEGAEQR; this comes from the exons ATGTGTCTCACG CTCCATACGGCTGGGGTAGTGTCTGCAAGCATCAGCATGGAAATGTTAAAGATAGAGCAAGTCATTGTTGGGAGTGAGAGGAGATCTACATCAGCGGAGATCAAGTCTGAGCCGGCGGTCATCCCTCTGCAGTCCT ATCAGCATGAgagtctgcagtgttttcagtgcttCATCACCTTCTGTAACGCCAAAGCCAAGGAGAGACACATGAGGAAGAGTCACCGGGAGCAgtacaaacagcagctgcagcag ACTAATACAGTCTTCACTTGCTACAAGTGTGACAagtgcttctcctcctctgatgaGCTCAGCCAGCACCAGGCCAcccacagcagagaggagaagccCTTTAGCTGTTCTTACTGCCGGAAAAACTTCTTTACCTTCACTGag ctgaacaaacacagacgaCATGAGTGCATAGAACGACGATGTCCCTGCAGGGACTGTGGCGCCATGTTCCCCAGTCCTTCACGACTTCGCAATCATCGCATTGCAGTGCACCCCCAGTGCCCCGTAGTGGCCGATGACATCAACACCTTCCAATGCTGCAAATGTAGTCGTGGTTTCCTGACAGAAGAAGAGCTCCTGCAGCACCAGGAGAGATTCGCTAGTGATCTAAACTGTGATGTTAAGCCCCAGGGCAAAAAACGTGGCCGTAAACCCAAGTATGCAACTCAATTAGGGATGATTGACAACAAGAAGATcaaacaagaagagaaaacaggcGATTACAAAGGATACGATGACTCTACAACAGAGGGATGCCCCTCCAATGAGCCGCAAACTCAGCTCAAGATCCCTTGTCCGGAAGCAGATTGTGACCTCATATTTCCGTCTGTTGCAGCCCTGCGGGCTCATAAGAGGGAGAAGCATGGGCCTACCCCCCGCAaggctcacacatgcacagagtgTGATGAGAGCTACGCTCGGCTTGAGCAACTCAAAGCTCACATGGCCAGAGCTCACCGTTCTGGATACACCTGTCCCACCTGTGGAAAGAGCTTTGCACGAGAGAGCAGCCTACAAATCCACCAGAACACCCacactgagggagaggagggagcagaaCAGAGATAA
- the ndufv1 gene encoding NADH dehydrogenase [ubiquinone] flavoprotein 1, mitochondrial, translating into MLSLSRAVVSGVARAPAAVSQGGVTAITRFNSTAQSAPKKTTFGPLADEDRIFTNLYGRHDWRLKGAMKRGDWYKTKEILLKGVDWILNEIKVSGLRGRGGAGFPTGMKWSFMNKPSDGRPKYLVVNADEGEPGTCKDREIMRNDPHKLVEGCLVAGRAMGARAAYIYIRGEFYNESSNLQVAINEAYAAGLIGKNACGSDYDFDVFVMRGAGAYICGEETALIESLEGKQGKPRLKPPFPADVGVFGCPTTVANVETVSVAPTICRRGGSWFLGFGRERNSGTKLFNISGHVNHPCTVEEEMSIPLKDLIERHAGGVRGGWDNLLAVIPGGSSTPLIPKNVCEEVLMDFDGLIQAQTGLGTAALIVMDKSTDIIRAIARLIEFYKHESCGQCTPCREGVDWMNKMMWRFVQGNARPAEIDMIWELSKQIEGHTICALGDGAAWPVQGLIRHFRPVMESRISEYQQQKQARA; encoded by the exons ATGCTGTCCCTGAGTCGAGCAGTGGTGAGTGGGGTGGCTCGtgctccagctgctgtcagccaaGGTGGAGTGACTGCAATCACCCGATtcaacagcacagcacag AGTGCTCCtaagaaaacaacatttggaCCACTGGCAGATGAGGACAGAATTTTTACAAACCTTTATGGACGCCATGACTGGAG GCTGAAAGGGGCAATGAAACGTGGCGACTGGTACAAAACTAAGGAGATCCTTTTGAAGGGGGTTGACTGGATCCTCAATGAGATCAAAGTGTCTGGCTTGCGTGGGAGAGGTGGAGCTGGTTTCCCAACAGGCATGAAGTGGAGCTTCATGAACAAGCCCAGCGATGGCAG GCCAAAGTATCTGGTGGTGAATGCAGATGAGGGAGAACCTGGCACCTGTAAGGACAGGGAAATCATGAGGAATGACCCCCATAAGCTGGTGGAGGGCTGCCTGGTCGCTGGGAGGGCCATGGGGGCGCGTGCTGCTTATATTTATATCAGAGGAGAGTTCTACAATGAATCGTCCAACCTACAG GTGGCTATCAATGAGGCCTATGCTGCTGGGCTCATTGGAAAGAACGCCTGTGGTTCTGATTAtgactttgatgtgtttgtgatgcGTGGTGCTGGAGCATATATCTGTGGAGAGGAGACTGCTCTTATTGAGTCCCTGGAGGGAAAGCAGGGGAAGCCCCGCCTGAAGCCCCCATTTCCTGCTGATGTGG GTGTGTTCGGTTGCCCAACAACTGTTGCCAATGTGGAGACTGTATCCGTGGCGCCCACCATCTGCCGTCGTGGAGGCTCGTGGTTTTTGGGCTTTGGCAGGGAGAGAAACTCCGGCACAAAGCTCTTCAACATCTCCGGCCATGTTAACCACCCGTGCACCGTTGAGGAGGAGATGTCCATCCCCCTGAAAGACCTCATTGAGAGGCATGCAG GTGGAGTGCGTGGCGGTTGGGACAACCTGCTAGCTGTAATCCCTGGTGGCTCCTCAACACCCCTCATTCCCAAGAACGTGTGTGAAGAGGTGCTGATGGACTTTGACGGCCTCATCCAGGCTCAGACTGGCCTGGGCACTGCTGCACTTATTGTCATGGACAAATCT ACGGACATTATCAGAGCCATCGCCCGCCTGATTGAGTTTTACAAACATGAGAGCTGCGGCCAGTGCACACCCTGCAGAGAAG GAGTGGACTGGATGAATAAGATGATGTGGCGTTTTGTGCAAGGCAATGCACGGCCAGCAGAGATAGACATGATTTGGGAGCTCAGTAAGCAGATTGAGGGACACACTATCTGTGCTCTGGGAGATGGTGCAGCATGGCCAGTGCAG GGATTGATCAGGCACTTCAGGCCTGTGATGGAAAGCCGAATTTCTGAAtaccagcagcagaagcaggcCAGGGCTTGA
- the LOC121619819 gene encoding oocyte zinc finger protein XlCOF6-like isoform X2: MHQHESLQCFQCFITFCNAKAKERHMRKSHREQYKQQLQQTNTVFTCYKCDKCFSSSDELSQHQATHSREEKPFSCSYCRKNFFTFTELNKHRRHECIERRCPCRDCGAMFPSPSRLRNHRIAVHPQCPVVADDINTFQCCKCSRGFLTEEELLQHQERFASDLNCDVKPQGKKRGRKPKYATQLGMIDNKKIKQEEKTGDYKGYDDSTTEGCPSNEPQTQLKIPCPEADCDLIFPSVAALRAHKREKHGPTPRKAHTCTECDESYARLEQLKAHMARAHRSGYTCPTCGKSFARESSLQIHQNTHTEGEEGAEQR; encoded by the exons ATGC ATCAGCATGAgagtctgcagtgttttcagtgcttCATCACCTTCTGTAACGCCAAAGCCAAGGAGAGACACATGAGGAAGAGTCACCGGGAGCAgtacaaacagcagctgcagcag ACTAATACAGTCTTCACTTGCTACAAGTGTGACAagtgcttctcctcctctgatgaGCTCAGCCAGCACCAGGCCAcccacagcagagaggagaagccCTTTAGCTGTTCTTACTGCCGGAAAAACTTCTTTACCTTCACTGag ctgaacaaacacagacgaCATGAGTGCATAGAACGACGATGTCCCTGCAGGGACTGTGGCGCCATGTTCCCCAGTCCTTCACGACTTCGCAATCATCGCATTGCAGTGCACCCCCAGTGCCCCGTAGTGGCCGATGACATCAACACCTTCCAATGCTGCAAATGTAGTCGTGGTTTCCTGACAGAAGAAGAGCTCCTGCAGCACCAGGAGAGATTCGCTAGTGATCTAAACTGTGATGTTAAGCCCCAGGGCAAAAAACGTGGCCGTAAACCCAAGTATGCAACTCAATTAGGGATGATTGACAACAAGAAGATcaaacaagaagagaaaacaggcGATTACAAAGGATACGATGACTCTACAACAGAGGGATGCCCCTCCAATGAGCCGCAAACTCAGCTCAAGATCCCTTGTCCGGAAGCAGATTGTGACCTCATATTTCCGTCTGTTGCAGCCCTGCGGGCTCATAAGAGGGAGAAGCATGGGCCTACCCCCCGCAaggctcacacatgcacagagtgTGATGAGAGCTACGCTCGGCTTGAGCAACTCAAAGCTCACATGGCCAGAGCTCACCGTTCTGGATACACCTGTCCCACCTGTGGAAAGAGCTTTGCACGAGAGAGCAGCCTACAAATCCACCAGAACACCCacactgagggagaggagggagcagaaCAGAGATAA